A segment of the Luteolibacter arcticus genome:
GGGTACGGCGCGTCTCGTCCGGGCGGCGGGACCAAAGCCCCGCGGCAGCCCTTGGTCAAGCGGAGAAGAACCCGGGCGCGTACGGTGTACTACGGCGCCTTCCCGCGCAAGATGCATGCGGTCCAAGGGCACGATGCAGCCTGGCAGCAAGAGCCCGCCGTGCAAATCCTAGGGAAAACAGGGTCCGCGCAACTGAACGCCGTGGCACAGGTCTTGTTAAGACGCGCGGCAACATGATGATCTCTCGCTTCGCCTCACTGTTCTCTCTCTTCAAGCGCCGGCAGCGTTTGGCTCCTCCCCGCCGCTTCCGCCGCGTGCGGATGTTCAATCTGATTCTCATCGGCGCAGCTCTGATCGCCGTCGGTCTCGAGGGGGAACTCAGGGCGGAGGAAGTGAAGACCGTCCCCTTCAAGCCGGAGCCGATCAAGGTGACTCTCGATGATCTTCCCGCACCGACCCCGGACGACAGCCCGAGCAAGCGCCCGAAGGTCGATCCCGTGCCGGGCGAGGCCACGCTGATGGCACCCGAGGGCTTCAAAATCTCGCTCTTCGCCAAGGACATGAAGCAGGCGCGCTGGCTCGCCCTCACGCCGGATGGCGACGTCCTGTTGGCCCAGAGCAAGGAGGACAAGATCTCGATCCTGCGGGATACCGATGGCGACGGCAGCATCGACTCCACCACCACCTTCGCCGACAAATCGAACGAGACGAACGTGCCCTTCGGCATGGCTTTCGTGGACGGCTATTTCCTGTTGGGAAATACCGATGCGGTGCGCCGCTATGGCTGGAAGAAGGGCCAGCTCAAGCTGGAGGGCAAGGGCGAGCAGATCACCGAACTCCCCGGCGGTGGCTACAACCAGCACTGGACCCGCAACGTGGTCGCGGACGGGAAGGGCGAATGGATCTACGTTTCCGTTGGATCGAAGTCGAATGTGGACGTCGAGGAAGAGCCTCGCGCCAGCGTCCTGCGGATGAAGCCCGATGGCTCCGACCGCAAGGTCTTCGCCCGCGGCCTGCGCAATCCCGTCGGCCTCGCACTGCATCCGGCCAGCGGCGATCTCTTCGCCACCGTGAACGAACGCGACCGCCTCGGCGACGACCTCGTTCCCGATTATCTAACAGAAGTCCAAGAGGGGGGCTTCTACGGCTGGCCCTACACCTACCTCAAGCCGGAGAACCTCGACCCGCGGCGCATGAAGGATGGCAAGAGCGAGAACCCCGAGCTGGCCGCCAAGACCCTCTCGCCCGACCTGCTCTTCCAGGCTCACTCCGCCGCCCTCGGCATCTGCTTCTCCAAGGGCGACAAGTTTCCCGCGAAATACCGCGATGGCGCGTTCGTGGCCTTCCGCGGCAGTTGGAACCGCAACGCGGGCACCGGTTACAAGATCGTCTTCGTTCCCTTCGGTTCCAATGGCAAACCGGAGGGTCATTACGAAGACTTCGTGAAGGGCTTCATGACCGACGAATCCACCCCGCGCACCTGGGGCCGGCCGGTGGGAGTGATGATGCATCCCGATGGCAGCCTGCTCTTCACCGAGGAAGAGAACGGGCGGATCTACCGCGTATCCTATCAGGGAAACTAGGGCTGAGGCGCGCGCGTCAGGGTCATCATGCATTCCAAGTGCCGGGTATGCGGGAAGAGGTCGAACGGCTGCACCTTCTGGAGCTGGAAGCCGCCCTCCTTCAGGATGGCGAGGTCACGGACCTGGGTGGCCGGGTCGCAGGAAACATAGAGGACCCGCGACGGCCCGAAGGCAATGAGCTGCTCGAGGAACTCCGGTGAGCAGCCCTTGCGCGGCGTGTCGATGAGCACGGCGGTCTCGTCCGGGCGACGGGACCTAAGCCAGGCAGGGAACACGGGCGACGAAATGGAAGATCTCGGCGAACTACGCACCTAGATCTTCGTCGGGGGCCCCTGATAGAGGACCAAGCTGTCTGTGCGGGTTTCCTTGCCGCAATGCTGGCAGCGCAGGTGGAGGATTCCCTGTTTTGTGAAGGTCTTGCCCGCCGCCTGTCCGCAATGAGGGCACTCGAGGGCGTTGATCACCCGCTGGTAGTCTCGCTGGAGCCGCATGACGACAGGCAGCACGAAGATCAGGAACAGGACGAACGGAACCACCCTGAGCCACTGCCAATCCAACCACTCGGCAATGAGCTGGAAGACGAGAAAGACGGCAATGAATGCCAAGCCCAACCAGAATGACGGCTTCGGGTAGACTGCCCTGAGATCGTCCGCGCAACGCACCACTGGATCTGCCTTCACGTCGGCGAGGTTAGCATTTCGTGAGCGTCATCACGCACTCCAAATGCCGGGTGTGCGGGAAGAGATCGAAGGGCTGCACCTTTTGGAGCTCGAAGCCGCCCTCCTTCAGGATGGCGAGGTCGCGGACCTGGGTCGCCGGGTCGCAGGAGACATAGACCACCCGCGATGGCCCGAAGGCGATGAGCTGCTCGAGGAACTCCGGTGAGCAGCCCTTGCGCGGCGGGTCGAT
Coding sequences within it:
- a CDS encoding PQQ-dependent sugar dehydrogenase, which codes for MMISRFASLFSLFKRRQRLAPPRRFRRVRMFNLILIGAALIAVGLEGELRAEEVKTVPFKPEPIKVTLDDLPAPTPDDSPSKRPKVDPVPGEATLMAPEGFKISLFAKDMKQARWLALTPDGDVLLAQSKEDKISILRDTDGDGSIDSTTTFADKSNETNVPFGMAFVDGYFLLGNTDAVRRYGWKKGQLKLEGKGEQITELPGGGYNQHWTRNVVADGKGEWIYVSVGSKSNVDVEEEPRASVLRMKPDGSDRKVFARGLRNPVGLALHPASGDLFATVNERDRLGDDLVPDYLTEVQEGGFYGWPYTYLKPENLDPRRMKDGKSENPELAAKTLSPDLLFQAHSAALGICFSKGDKFPAKYRDGAFVAFRGSWNRNAGTGYKIVFVPFGSNGKPEGHYEDFVKGFMTDESTPRTWGRPVGVMMHPDGSLLFTEEENGRIYRVSYQGN